The following proteins are encoded in a genomic region of Hippocampus zosterae strain Florida chromosome 2, ASM2543408v3, whole genome shotgun sequence:
- the LOC127593616 gene encoding protein disulfide isomerase Creld1 isoform X2, protein MRRAWPILPTLILLSLARVRAAPCHTCQKLVESFIKGLERTANKNFGGGNTAWEEDKLAKYASSETRLLEIVESACDQSDFECNRLLERIEDQVETWWFHRQREAPDLSEWLCIEQLRLCCPRGRFGPDCEECPSGPGGVCGGLGRCEGEGTRTGDGQCVCDPGYAGPLCRDCADGYYADRSANATDIACAACFHSCKKCGGPQDYKCLDCKAGWMLHDNKCVDVDECGTELSRCPSNTYCHNTDGSYDCRGCDQACVGCMGSGPARCKKCARGYKLRGAKCQDVDECGQGATPCPGLNEACINDLGSFHCDCADGFIRRDSICVDNKAPAGPEKGLFDDMTEDEVQVLQQMFFGVVICALATLAAKGDMVFTAIFIGGVAAMAGYWLTEKGDDVLDGFLKAR, encoded by the exons ATGCGGCGGGCCTGGCCAATCCTGCCCACCCTGATCCTGCTGTCGCTCGCGAGGGTCCGCGCGGCCCCGTGCCACACCTGCCAGAAACTGGTGGAGAGTTTCATCAAG GGCTTGGAGAGAACGGCCAACAAGAACTTTGGGGGAGGCAACACGGCCTGGGAAGAGGACAAGCTGGCCAAGTATGCGAGCAG CGAGACTCGTCTCCTGGAGATCGTGGAGAGCGCGTGCGACCAGAGCGACTTTGAATGCAACCGCCTGCTGGAGCGCATCGAAGACCAGGTGGAGACGTGGTGGTTCCACAG GCAGCGGGAGGCGCCCGACCTGTCGGAGTGGTTGTGCATCGAGCAGTTGCGCCTGTGCTGTCCTCGCGGGCGCTTCGGACCCGACTGCGAAG AGTGTCCGTCGGGGCCCGGCGGCGTGTGTGGCGGTTTGGGCCGCTGCGAGGGCGAGGGCACCCGAACGGGGGACGGCCAATGCGTGTGTGACCCCGGATACGCCGGCCCGCTTTGTCGTGACTGTGCCGACGGCTACTACGCGGACAGAAGCGCCAACGCCACCGACATAGCCTGCGCAG CCTGCTTCCACTCGTGTAAGAAATGCGGCGGGCCGCAGGACTACAAGTGCCTGGACTGCAAAGCGGGCTGGATGCTTCACGACAACAAGTGCGTGG ACGTGGACGAGTGCGGCACCGAGCTCTCCCGTTGTCCCTCCAACACGTACTGCCACAACACGGACGGCTCTTACGACTGCAGAG GCTGCGaccaggcctgcgtgggctgCATGGGCAGCGGCCCCGCCCGCTGCAAGAAATGCGCGCGTGGTTACAAGCTGAGAGGAGCCAAGTGTCAAG ATGTGGACGAATGCGGCCAAGGCGCCACGCCCTGCCCGGGACTCAACGAGGCCTGCATCAACGACTTGGGCTCCTTCCACTGCGACTGCGCCGACGGCTTCATCAGGAGAGACAGCATCTGCGTTGACAACAAAGCTCCCG CCGGTCCGGAGAAGGGCCTGTTTGACGACATGACGGAGGACGAGGTTCAGGTCCTGCAGCAGATGTTCTTCGGCGTGGTCATCTGCGCCTTGGCCACGCTGGCCGCCAAAGGCGACATGGTTTTTACCGCCATTTTCATCGGGGGCGTGGCCGCCATGGCCGGCTACTGGCTGACGGAGAAGGGCGACGACGTGCTGGACGGATTCCTGAAGGCCCGCTAG
- the mbd4 gene encoding methyl-CpG-binding domain protein 4 isoform X1: protein MDGCACCHQPPLPEGWTREVRRRRAGKTAGKADVYICSPRGQRFRSRASLRAFLVKKAQNVDINLLDFTAPCTQCLPVGEKQTRDGERDVPEDAFKRLAPPPKAVKRASSSHKGHAAESQATDRPGPPRARRTCGKPPDADAVEAGEAEERMEGEPNPRWKVALDDRQEDFPSDATAGSKKVAHPKNRAQSQSSQDKRTRSPYFSGKGPSPPRRKAFKKWTPPRSPFHLVQELLFHNAWKLLVATIFLNKTSGKTAIPLLWQFFERYPSAEAARRADRELLSQLLKPLGLFQLRAKILIRFSDEYLSKAWRYPVELHGIGKYGNDSYRIFCVEEWRQVTPDDHMLNKYHAWLWQNQEALGI from the exons ATGGATGGGTGCGCGTGCTGCCACCAGCCCCCACTGCCCGAAGGTTGGACCAGGGAGGTTCGGCGGCGCCGAGCGGGCAAGACGGCGGGAAAAGCGGACGTGTACATCTGCAG TCCCCGCGGGCAGAGGTTTCGATCAAGAGCTTCTCTGCGAGCGTTCCTTGTCAAAAAGGCTCAAAACGTGGACATCAACCTCTTGGATTTCACAGCGCCGTGCACGCAGTGTCTCCCtgttggagaaaaacaaacccgAGATGGCGAGCGGGACGTCCCGGAGGACGCATTCAAAAGACTGGCTCCGCCTCCGAAAGCAGTGAAAAGGGCAAGCTCCTCCCACAAAGGCCATGCAGCTGAGAGCCAAGCGACTGACAGGCCGGGCCCGCCAAGAGCGCGGCGGACGTGCGGCAAACCTCCCGATGCGGACGCCGTCGAGGCGGGTGAAGCTGAGGAGCGGATGGAGGGCGAACCGAATCCAAGATGGAAGGTTGCCCTCGACGACCGACAGGAGGACTTCCCGTCTGATGCGACTGCTGGAAGCAAAAAAGTGGCGCATCCCAAGAACA GAGCACAGAGCCAAAGTTCCCAAGACAAACGCACAAGGAGCCCTTACTTCAGTGGGAAAG gtccCAGCCCCCCTCGAAGAAAGGCCTTCAAGAAGTGGACACCTCCTCGTTCTCCGTTCCACCTTGTCCAAGAACTCCTTTTCCATAACGCCTGGAAACTGCTGGTGGCCACCATTTTTCTCAATAAGACCAGCG gtaagACGGCCATTCCGCTCCTCTGGCAATTCTTTGAGCGCTATCCGTCTGCGGAGGCGGCGCGCCGGGCCGACCGCGAGCTCTTGTCGCAGCTCCTCAAGCCGCTGGGCCTTTTTCAGCTTCGGGCCAAAATCCTCATCAGATTCTCGG ACGAATACTTGAGCAAAGCGTGGCGCTACCCCGTGGAGCTGCACGGCATCGGGAAGTACGGCAACGATTCCTACAGGATCTTCTGCGTGGAAGAATGGAGGCAG GTGACGCCCGACGATCACATGTTGAACAAATATCACGCCTGGCTGTGGCAAAACCAGGAGGCGCTGGGAATCTGA
- the LOC127593114 gene encoding intraflagellar transport protein 122 homolog, producing MRAVLVWKETTRQHCVYDLAFKPDGTQVVVAAGLHVLVYDASDGTIIQPLKGHKDVVYCVAYAKDGKRFASGSADKSIIIWTSKLEGILKYTHYDSIQCVAYNPVTHQLASCSSGDFGLWSPEQKSVNKHKVSSKITCCGWTNDGQYLALGMMNGVVSIRNKNGEEKVKIERPGSCAAPVWSIAWNPSKDEQHDVLAVADWGQKLSFYQLSGKQIGKDRTLSYDPCCVSYFSKGEYIVMGGSDKQASLYTKDGVRLGVIGEQNSRVCACRVKPDSNFMVMGCQDGTIACYQLNFSTVHGLYKDRYAYRDNMTDVIVQHLITEGKVRIKCGELVKKIAIYKNRLAIQLPEKIIIYELFSEDASDMRYRIKEKILKKFECNLLVVCSNHIVLCQEKRLQCLSFASVKEKEWLMESLIRYIKVMGGPPGREGLLVGLKNGAILKIFVDNPFPITLLKLSTSVRCLDMSASRKKLAVVDEHNTLLVYDIISKELLFQEPNANSVAWNTQCEAMLCFSGNGYLNIKASNFPVHQQKMQGFMVGFNGSKIFCLHVYSMSAVEVPQSAPMYQYLERKLFKEAHQIACLGVTDSDWRDLASEALEGLDLEIAKKAFIRIQDLRYLELIDSIEARKKRGENDNDSFLADIYAYQGKFHEAAKLYKRTGQEPKALGMYTDLRMFDYAKDYVGAADPKTSRILMAKQADWAKCSKEPQAAAEMYISAGENLKAIEVLGEHGWADMLIDLARKLDKAEREPLAKCASYFKKLKHHGYASETYSKMGDLRALVQLHVESQHWDEAFSLAEKHPQFKNDVFVPYAQWLAENDRFEEAQKAFHKAGRQNEAVRVLEQLTRNAVVERRFDDAGYYYWMLSMQCLDIARENQDQRDEMLTKFEHFQTLAELYHVYHPIQRYTDEPFSSLMPETLFNICRFLLSNLPKDKPPPGIFKVNTLYALAKQSRKLGAYKLARLCYEKLQKLHIPSRFQECIELDSLTIRAKPFHDSEELTEALMCYRCSNKPLLNNQGTACLNCKQPFIYSASSYEVLPLVQFYLEEGVGDEEAVSLIDLEVPHAERSDAPWRHLDNDAQVLKMDDGLEDAEEDPFTPKMIFEQGGSHFVPVKVNRSVLRSMSRRDVLIKRWPAPLKWEYFRSLLPDVSITMCPACFKMFHSEDYELLLLQHNRCPFCRRPIDEPN from the exons ATGAGAGCCGTCTTGGTCTGGAAAGAAACAACACGTCAGCATTG TGTTTATGACCTTGCCTTCAAGCCAGATGGCACTCAAGTCGTAGTGGCGGCGGGCCTCCATGTCCTG GTGTACGACGCCTCGGACGGAACCATTATTCAACCTTTAAAAGGACACAAAGATGTCGTCTACTGTGTGGCTTATGCCAAGGACG GTAAAAGGTTTGCCTCCGGCTCAGCAGACAAGAGCATCATAATATGGACGTCTAAACTGGAGGGGATTTTGAAGTACAC CCACTACGACTCCATCCAGTGCGTTGCCTACAACCCGGTCACTCACCAACTCGCTTCCTGTTCCTCCGGCGACTTTG GCCTTTGGTCGCCGGAGCAAAAGTCGgtgaacaaacacaaagtgagcaGCAAGATAACATGTTGCGG GTGGACCAACGACGGGCAGTACCTTGCTCTCGGCATGATGAACGGCGTGGTGAGCATTCGCAACAAGAACGGCGAGGAAAAGGTCAAGATCGAGCGCCCGGGAAGCTGCGCCGCCCCGGTCTGGTCCATCGCGTGGAACCCATCCAA GGACGAGCAACATGACGTTCTGGCCGTGGCCGACTGGGGTCAGAAGCTTTCCTTCTATCAACTCAGTGGAAAGCAG ATTGGAAAGGACCGGACTCTGTCGTACGACCCGTGTTGCGTCAGTTACTTCTCCAAGGGCGAGTACATCGTCATGGGCGGCTCCGACAAGCAGGCGTCCCTCTACACCAAAGACGGCGTGCGACTGGGCGTCATTGGCGAGCAGAATTCCCGGGTGTGCGCCTGCCGGGTCAAGCCCGACTCCAATTTTATG GTGATGGGCTGCCAAGACGGGACGATCGCCTGCTACCAGCTCAACTTCAGTACGGTTCACGGCCTGTACAAGGATCGCTACGCGTATCGAGACAACATGACCGACGTCATTGTCCAGCACCTCATCACCGAAGGAAAAG tgaggatcaagtgcgGGGAGCTGGTGAAGAAAATCGCCATCTACAAAAACCGTCTGGCCATCCAGCTGCCCGAGAAGATAATCATCTACGAGCTTTTCTCCGAGGACGCTTCGGACATGCGCTACCGCATCAAAGAGAAAATCCTCAAGAAGTTTGAGTGCAACCTGCTGGTGGTCTGCTCCAATCACATTGTCCTGTGTCAG GAGAAGCGGCTTCAGTGTCTGTCTTTCGCCAGCGTCAAGGAAAAAGAATGGCTCATGGAGTCTCTCATTCGCTACATCAAAGTCATGggtgggccgccgggccgggaagGCCTCCTGGTGGGCTTGAAAAACGGAGCG ATCCTCAAGATTTTCGTGGACAACCCCTTTCCCATCACGCTGCTCAAGTTGTCGACGTCGGTGCGATGCCTGGACATGAGCGCCTCGCGCAAAAAGCTGGCGGTGGTGGACGAGCACAACACTCTCCTGGTCTACGACATTATCAGCAAAGAACTGCTTTTTCAG GAGCCAAATGCTAACAGCGTGGCCTGGAACACCCAGTGCGAGGCCATGCTGTGCTTCTCCGGCAACGGCTACCTGAACATCAAGGCCAGCAACTTCCCCGTCCACCAGCAGAAGATGCAAGGCTTCATGGTGGGCTTCAACGGCTCCAAAAtcttctgtctccacgtctATTCCATGTCTGCCGTGGAGGTCCCTCAG TCGGCCCCCATGTACCAGTACCTGGAGCGCAAGCTGTTTAAGGAGGCCCACCAAATCGCCTGTTTAGGCGTGACGGACAGCGATTGGAGGGATCTGGCCAGCGAAGCTCTGGAGGGCCTCGATTTGGAGATTGCCAAGAAG GCCTTCATTCGGATACAAGACCTTCGCTACTTGGAGCTCATCGACAGCATTGAG GCGAGGAAGAAGAGGGGCGAGAACGACAACGACTCGTTCCTGGCCGACATCTACGCCTACCAGGGGAAATTCCACGAGGCGGCCAAGCTCTACAAGCGCACCGGGCAGGAGCCCAAAGCTTTGGGCATGTACACTGACCTGCGCATGTTCGACTACGCCAAG GACTACGTCGGGGCGGCGGACCCAAAGACGTCTCGCATcctgatggccaagcaggccgACTGGGCCAAGTGCAGCAAGGAGCCGCAGGCGGCGGCCGAGATGTACATCTCGGCCGGAGAGAATCTCAAAGCCATCGAGGTTTTGGGAGAGCACGGCTGGGCCGACAT GCTGATCGACTTGGCTCGCAAGCTGGACAAGGCGGAACGGGAACCGCTGGCCAAATGCGCCTCCTATTTCAAGAAGCTGAAGCACCACGGCTACGCCTCGGAGACGTATTCCAAGATGGGCGACTTGCGGGCCCTGGTGCAGCTCCATGTGGAAAGCCAGCATTGGGACGAG GCTTTCTCACTGGCGGAGAAGCACCCCCAGTTCAAAAACGATGTCTTTGTGCCTTACGCTCAGTGGCTGGCTGAGAACGACCGTTTCGAGGAGGCGCAAAAAG CGTTTCACAAGGCCGGGCGACAGAACGAAGCCGTCAGAGTGCTGGAGCAGCTGACCCGCAACGCGGTGGTGGAGAGGCGCTTTGATGACGCCGGCTACTACTACTGGATGCTCTCCATGCAGTGTCTGGACATCGCCAGAG AAAACCAAGATCAGCGAGATGAAATGCTGACAAAGTTTGAACATTTCCAGACGCTTGCAGAGCTCTACCATGTCTACCACCCGATTCAGCGCTACACG gaTGAGCCCTTCAGTTCCCTGATGCCAGAGACGCTGTTCAACATCTGCAGGTTCCTCCTGAGCAACCTCCCCAAGGACAAGCCGCCGCCGGGCATTTTTAAGGT TAACACCTTGTACGCTTTGGCCAAGCAAAGTCGCAAACTGGGCGCCTACAAGCTGGCCCGACTTTGCTACGAGAAGCTGCAGAAGCTGCACATTCCGTCGCGCTTTCAGGAGTGCATCGAACTGGACAGCCTCACCATCCGGGCCAAGCCTTTTCACGACAGCGAG GAACTGACGGAAGCCTTGATGTGTTACCGCTGCTCCAACAAGCCGCTGCTGAACAACCAGGGCACGGCGTGCCTCAACTGCAAGCAGCCTTTCATCTACTCGGCCTCGTCGTACg AGGTGCTGCCGCTGGTGCAGTTCTACTTGGAGGAAGGCGTCGGCGACGAGGAAGCCGTGTCTCTGATCGACCTGGAAGTCCCTCATGCCGAGCGGAGCGACGCGCCCTGGCGGCATCTGGACAACG ATGCGCAGGTGTTAAAGATGGACGACGGTTTGGAAGATGCCGAAGAAGACCCCTTCACCCCCAAGATGATCTTTGAG CAGGGCGGCTCGCACTTCGTCCCCGTCAAGGTGAATCGTTCGGTGCTGCGCTCCATGAGCAGGAGGGACGTCCTGATCAAGCGCTGGCCGGCGCCGCTCAAATGGGAGTACTTCCGCTCGCTGCTTCCTGACGTCAGCATCACCATGTGCCCCGCCTGCTTCAAG ATGTTCCACAGTGAAGACTACGAGCTTCTGCTGCTCCAGCACAACCGCTGTCCGTTCTGTCGGAGGCCCATCGATGAGCCCAACTGA
- the LOC127593616 gene encoding protein disulfide isomerase Creld1 isoform X1 produces MRHQPPAQKKRSSFIQECGRPTEQISQALLCDGCTDGAFARAFPQNMTAPFASAGRTERTSGRRGGVQSFDLSSAMRRAWPILPTLILLSLARVRAAPCHTCQKLVESFIKGLERTANKNFGGGNTAWEEDKLAKYASSETRLLEIVESACDQSDFECNRLLERIEDQVETWWFHRQREAPDLSEWLCIEQLRLCCPRGRFGPDCEECPSGPGGVCGGLGRCEGEGTRTGDGQCVCDPGYAGPLCRDCADGYYADRSANATDIACAACFHSCKKCGGPQDYKCLDCKAGWMLHDNKCVDVDECGTELSRCPSNTYCHNTDGSYDCRGCDQACVGCMGSGPARCKKCARGYKLRGAKCQDVDECGQGATPCPGLNEACINDLGSFHCDCADGFIRRDSICVDNKAPAGPEKGLFDDMTEDEVQVLQQMFFGVVICALATLAAKGDMVFTAIFIGGVAAMAGYWLTEKGDDVLDGFLKAR; encoded by the exons ATGCGGCATCAGCCCCCAGCTCAAAAGAAACGCTCGTCGTTCATTCAAGAGTGCGGACGTCCGACCGAACAAATCAGCCAAGCTTTACTCTGCGATGGCTGCACAGACGGCGCGTTCGCCCGGGCTTTCCCCCAAAATATGACTGCGCCTTTTGCGAGCGCCGGACGAACGGAAAGGACGTCGGGTCGACGAGGAGGCGTTCAAAGCTTCGACTTGTCGAG CGCCATGCGGCGGGCCTGGCCAATCCTGCCCACCCTGATCCTGCTGTCGCTCGCGAGGGTCCGCGCGGCCCCGTGCCACACCTGCCAGAAACTGGTGGAGAGTTTCATCAAG GGCTTGGAGAGAACGGCCAACAAGAACTTTGGGGGAGGCAACACGGCCTGGGAAGAGGACAAGCTGGCCAAGTATGCGAGCAG CGAGACTCGTCTCCTGGAGATCGTGGAGAGCGCGTGCGACCAGAGCGACTTTGAATGCAACCGCCTGCTGGAGCGCATCGAAGACCAGGTGGAGACGTGGTGGTTCCACAG GCAGCGGGAGGCGCCCGACCTGTCGGAGTGGTTGTGCATCGAGCAGTTGCGCCTGTGCTGTCCTCGCGGGCGCTTCGGACCCGACTGCGAAG AGTGTCCGTCGGGGCCCGGCGGCGTGTGTGGCGGTTTGGGCCGCTGCGAGGGCGAGGGCACCCGAACGGGGGACGGCCAATGCGTGTGTGACCCCGGATACGCCGGCCCGCTTTGTCGTGACTGTGCCGACGGCTACTACGCGGACAGAAGCGCCAACGCCACCGACATAGCCTGCGCAG CCTGCTTCCACTCGTGTAAGAAATGCGGCGGGCCGCAGGACTACAAGTGCCTGGACTGCAAAGCGGGCTGGATGCTTCACGACAACAAGTGCGTGG ACGTGGACGAGTGCGGCACCGAGCTCTCCCGTTGTCCCTCCAACACGTACTGCCACAACACGGACGGCTCTTACGACTGCAGAG GCTGCGaccaggcctgcgtgggctgCATGGGCAGCGGCCCCGCCCGCTGCAAGAAATGCGCGCGTGGTTACAAGCTGAGAGGAGCCAAGTGTCAAG ATGTGGACGAATGCGGCCAAGGCGCCACGCCCTGCCCGGGACTCAACGAGGCCTGCATCAACGACTTGGGCTCCTTCCACTGCGACTGCGCCGACGGCTTCATCAGGAGAGACAGCATCTGCGTTGACAACAAAGCTCCCG CCGGTCCGGAGAAGGGCCTGTTTGACGACATGACGGAGGACGAGGTTCAGGTCCTGCAGCAGATGTTCTTCGGCGTGGTCATCTGCGCCTTGGCCACGCTGGCCGCCAAAGGCGACATGGTTTTTACCGCCATTTTCATCGGGGGCGTGGCCGCCATGGCCGGCTACTGGCTGACGGAGAAGGGCGACGACGTGCTGGACGGATTCCTGAAGGCCCGCTAG
- the LOC127594108 gene encoding rhodopsin-like, whose translation MNGTEGADFYVPMSNKTGLVRSPFEYPQYYLAEPWKYSLVAAYMLFLIVSALPINALTLYVTFQHKKLRTPLNYALLNLAVADLCMVLGGFTVTLHAALRGYFSLGVVGCYVEGFFATLGGEVALWSLVLLAIERYLVVCKPMSNFRFGEKHAVCGLALTWIMALTCAAPPLLGWSRYIPEGMQCSCGIDYYTPKPEIRNGSFVVYMFVVHFVIPLGVIFFCYSRLLCTVRAAAQQQQESESTQRAEKEVTRMVVVMVIAFLVCWVPYASVAWYIFANRGIQFGPVFMTAPAFFAKGAALYNPVIYILLNKQFRNYMITTVCCGKNPFGDEDDAAAAALSKTQISSVASSQVAPA comes from the exons ATGAACGGCACGGAGGGAGCCGACTTTTACGTGCCCATGTCCAACAAGACGGGGCTGGTGCGCAGCCCCTTCGAGTACCCGCAGTACTACCTGGCGGAGCCCTGGAAGTACTCGCTGGTGGCGGCCTACATGCTCTTCCTCATCGTCAGCGCCCTGCCCATCAACGCGCTGACGCTGTACGTGACCTTCCAGCACAAGAAGCTGCGCACGCCGCTCAACTACGCCCTGCTCAACCTGGCCGTGGCCGACCTCTGCATGGTGCTGGGGGGCTTCACCGTCACGCTGCACGCTGCCCTGCGCGGCTACTTCAGCCTGGGCGTCGTCGGCTGCTACGTGGAAGGCTTCTTCGCCACGCTCGGAG GCGAGGTGGCCCTGTGGTCCCTGGTGCTCTTGGCCATCGAGCGCTACCTGGTGGTGTGCAAACCCATGAGCAACTTCCGCTTCGGGGAGAAGCACGCCGTCTGCGGCCTGGCGCTCACCTGGATCATGGCTTTGACCTGCGCCGCGCCCCCCCTGCTGGGATGGTCGCG GTACATCCCAGAGGGAATGCAGTGTTCGTGCGGCATCGACTACTACACGCCCAAACCGGAGATCCGCAACGGCTCGTTTGTGGTCTACATGTTCGTGGTGCATTTTGTCATCCCTCTTGGCGTCATCTTCTTCTGCTACAGCCGCCTGCTGTGCACCGTCAGAGCG GcggcgcagcagcagcaggagtcGGAGAGCACGCAGCGGGCCGAGAAGGAGGTGACCCGCATGGTGGTCGTCATGGTGATCGCCTTCCTGGTGTGTTGGGTGCCGTACGCCAGCGTGGCCTGGTACATCTTTGCCAACCGGGGCATCCAATTCGGGCCCGTCTTCATGACGGCGCCCGCTTTCTTTGCCAAGGGCGCCGCCCTCTACAACCCCGTCATCTACATCCTGCTCAACAAGCAG TTCCGCAACTACATGATCACCACCGTGTGCTGCGGCAAGAACCCGTTTGGAGACGAAGACGACGCGGCGGCCGCCGCCCTCTCCAAAACGCAGATCTCGTCCGTTGCCTCCAGTCAGGTGGCCCCCGCTTGA
- the mbd4 gene encoding methyl-CpG-binding domain protein 4 isoform X2: MGARAATSPHCPKVGPGRFGGAERARRREKRTCTSAAPCTQCLPVGEKQTRDGERDVPEDAFKRLAPPPKAVKRASSSHKGHAAESQATDRPGPPRARRTCGKPPDADAVEAGEAEERMEGEPNPRWKVALDDRQEDFPSDATAGSKKVAHPKNRAQSQSSQDKRTRSPYFSGKGPSPPRRKAFKKWTPPRSPFHLVQELLFHNAWKLLVATIFLNKTSGKTAIPLLWQFFERYPSAEAARRADRELLSQLLKPLGLFQLRAKILIRFSDEYLSKAWRYPVELHGIGKYGNDSYRIFCVEEWRQVTPDDHMLNKYHAWLWQNQEALGI, translated from the exons ATGGGTGCGCGTGCTGCCACCAGCCCCCACTGCCCGAAGGTTGGACCAGGGAGGTTCGGCGGCGCCGAGCGGGCAAGACGGCGGGAAAAGCGGACGTGTACATCTGCAG CGCCGTGCACGCAGTGTCTCCCtgttggagaaaaacaaacccgAGATGGCGAGCGGGACGTCCCGGAGGACGCATTCAAAAGACTGGCTCCGCCTCCGAAAGCAGTGAAAAGGGCAAGCTCCTCCCACAAAGGCCATGCAGCTGAGAGCCAAGCGACTGACAGGCCGGGCCCGCCAAGAGCGCGGCGGACGTGCGGCAAACCTCCCGATGCGGACGCCGTCGAGGCGGGTGAAGCTGAGGAGCGGATGGAGGGCGAACCGAATCCAAGATGGAAGGTTGCCCTCGACGACCGACAGGAGGACTTCCCGTCTGATGCGACTGCTGGAAGCAAAAAAGTGGCGCATCCCAAGAACA GAGCACAGAGCCAAAGTTCCCAAGACAAACGCACAAGGAGCCCTTACTTCAGTGGGAAAG gtccCAGCCCCCCTCGAAGAAAGGCCTTCAAGAAGTGGACACCTCCTCGTTCTCCGTTCCACCTTGTCCAAGAACTCCTTTTCCATAACGCCTGGAAACTGCTGGTGGCCACCATTTTTCTCAATAAGACCAGCG gtaagACGGCCATTCCGCTCCTCTGGCAATTCTTTGAGCGCTATCCGTCTGCGGAGGCGGCGCGCCGGGCCGACCGCGAGCTCTTGTCGCAGCTCCTCAAGCCGCTGGGCCTTTTTCAGCTTCGGGCCAAAATCCTCATCAGATTCTCGG ACGAATACTTGAGCAAAGCGTGGCGCTACCCCGTGGAGCTGCACGGCATCGGGAAGTACGGCAACGATTCCTACAGGATCTTCTGCGTGGAAGAATGGAGGCAG GTGACGCCCGACGATCACATGTTGAACAAATATCACGCCTGGCTGTGGCAAAACCAGGAGGCGCTGGGAATCTGA